Part of the Pseudodesulfovibrio hydrargyri genome is shown below.
ACCGACGGTCGATCCCAGGAAGGCTATCAGGAAGAAGACGATCACCTGCGTCGAGTGCGGCAAGACCTTCAAGACCATCACCAAGCGGCACCTGGAAAGCCACGGCCTGACGCCCGCCGCATACAAGGCGAAATGGGGATACCCCAAGGGCCAACCGCTCTCCTGCCGGGACACGGCCAAGGCACGTTCCGAGCGCATGAAGAACATGGAGC
Proteins encoded:
- a CDS encoding MucR family transcriptional regulator encodes the protein MDCMEQAMKMVEAQAGVREMTAEGMISMVKQVNMGLTGIATGEIGDKAQEPTVDPRKAIRKKTITCVECGKTFKTITKRHLESHGLTPAAYKAKWGYPKGQPLSCRDTAKARSERMKNMELWKKTKPKKARAKKPETQ